A stretch of the Notamacropus eugenii isolate mMacEug1 chromosome 2, mMacEug1.pri_v2, whole genome shotgun sequence genome encodes the following:
- the WDR3 gene encoding WD repeat-containing protein 3, translated as MGLTRQYLRYAASAVFGLIGSQKGNIVFVTLRGEKGRYVAVPACEHVFIWDIRKGEKILILQGLKHEVTCLCPSPDGLHLSVGYEDGSIRIFSLLSGEGNVTFNGHKAAVTALNYDQLGGRLVSGSKDTDVIVWDVINESGLYRLKGHKDVITQTVFLREKNLLVTSGKDTVVKWWDLDTQHCFKTMVGHRTEVWGMVLVSEEKRLITGAADSELRAWDITYIEEMKDLDEPDSKKSRGSSLGMQRNHGTETGDPEADEDPEDRILSCSKAGSIMREGRDRVVNLAVDRTGRILACHGTDSVLEVFCVLSKAEIQKKMDKKIKKARKKAKLNSGEGEQDGLEVSMSLQDEIQRIANIKASAKIKSFDLIHSPHGGLKAVFLLQNNLVEVYTLNPSTPAPQPIRTARITIGGHRSDVRTLSFSSDNIAILSAAADSVKIWNRSTLQCIRTMTCEYALCSLFVPGDRQVIIGTKTGKLQLYDLASGNLLETVEAHDGALWSVSLSPDQRGFVTGGADKSVKFWDFELVKDENCAQKRLSVKQTRVLQLDEEVLSVCYSPNQKLLAVSLLDCTVKIFYVDTLKFFLSLYGHKLPVLCMDISYDGALIATGSADRNVKIWGLDFGDCHRSLFAHDDSVMYLQFVPKSHLFFTAGKDHKIKQWDADRFEHIQTLEGHHQEVWCLAVSPNGDYIVSSSHDKSLRLWERTKEPLILEEEQEMQREAEYEESVAKEDQPVVPGEAQGDTYFPGKKTIETLKAAERIMEAIVLYREETAKMKEHEAICKAAGKEVPLPVNPILMAYGSISPSAYVLEVFKGVKSSELEEALLVLPFSYVPDILKLFDEFFELGSDIELLCRCLFFLLRIHFGQISSNQMLVPVIEKLKKTTISKVSEVRDVIGFNMAGLEFLKRECEAKSEVEFFSDATSNLEEKKKKRKKREKLIMTLT; from the exons ATGGGGCTCACCAGGCAGTACCTGCGCTATGCTGCCAGTGCCGTCTTTGGCTTGATTGGCAGCCAGAAGGGCAACATCGTCTTTGTAACTTTGCGTGGTGAAAAGGGGCGCTATGTGGCAGTGCCGGCCTGTGAGCATGTCTTCATCTGGGATATACGGAAAGGAGAGAAG aTTCTTATTCTTCAGGGGCTTAAACATGAAGTTACCTGTTTATGTCCCTCACCAGATGGATTGCACTTATCTGTGGGCTATGAGGATGGGTCTATCCGCATCTTCAGTCTTCTGAGTGGTGAAGGGAATGTGACTTTCAATGGACACAAGGCAGCTGTCACTGCCCTGAATTATGATCAGCTGGGGGGCAGACTAGTGTCTGGCTCCAAG GATACGGATGTTATCGTGTGGGATGTGATCAATGAGAGTGGCCTCTACCGTCTGAAGGGACATAAGGATGTCATCACACAGACAGTGTTCCTCCGAGAAAAAAACCTGCTGGTTACCAG TGGCAAAGACACTGTAGTGAAATGGTGGGACCTTGATACACAGCATTGCTTCAAAACCATGGTTGGCCACAGAACTGAG GTTTGGGGAATGGTTCTGGTGTCTGAAGAAAAACGTCTCATCACTGGAGCTGCAGACAGTGAGCTGAGGGCTTGGGACATAACTTATATAGAGGAG ATGAAAGATCTTGATGAACCTGACTCAAAGAAGAGTAGAGGATCTTCACTTGGGATGCAGAGGAATCATGGAACAGAAACTGGGGACCCAGAAGCAGATGAAGACCCTGAGGAT cGTATTCTTTCATGTAGCAAAGCTGGTTCCATAATGCGAGAAGGAAGAGACCGAGTTGTAAATCTTGCTGTTGACCGAACAGGCAGGATTCTCGCTTGTCAT GGAACTGATTCtgttttggaagtgttttgtgtTCTTTCCAAAGcggaaattcagaagaaaatggataagaaaattaagaaagccagaaaaaaagcTAA ATTAAATTCAGGTGAAGGGGAGCAAGATGGTCTTGAGGTCAGTATGTCTCTGCAAGATGAGATCCAGCGGATAGCTAACATCAAAGCTTCGGCAAAGATCAA GTCCTTTGACTTGATTCATTCTCCCCATGGAGGGTTGAAAGCTGTCTTCCTGCTGCAAAACAATCTAGTGGAAGTGTATACACTGAATCCATCCACTCCTGCCCCACAGCCCATCAGGACAGCCAGGATCACCATTGGGGGCCACCGCAGTGATGTCCGGACCTTGTCGTTTAGTTCTGACAACATTGCTATCCTTTCAGCAGCTGCTGATTCTGTCAAGATATGGAACAG GTCCACACTGCAGTGTATTCGGACAATGACTTGTGAATATGCTCTCTGTTCATTATTTGTCCCTGGGGATCGGCAGGTGATCATAGGAACAAAG ACAGGGAAGCTGCAGCTTTATGACTTGGCTTCAGGAAATTTGCTGGAGACAGTTGAAGCACATGATGGAGCTTTATGGTCAGTTTCCCTCTCTCCAGATCAG cGTGGCTTTGTAACTGGTGGTGCTGACAAATCTGTCAAGTTCTGGGATTTTGAGTTGGTGAAAGATGAAAACTGTGCCCAAAAAAG GCTTTCTGTGAAGCAGACCCGTGTCTTGCAGCTTGATGAGGAAGTTCTCTCTGTGTGCTATTCCCCCAATCAGAAGCTACTGGCTGTGTCTTTGCTGGACTGTACAGTGAAAATCTTCTATGTTGACACTTTGAAG ttttttctctctttatatgGACACAAACTACCTGTTCTGTGTATGGACATCTCTTAT GATGGGGCACTGATAGCAACTGGCTCTGCAGACAGGAATGTGAAGATCTGGGGCTTAGACTTTGGGGACTGTCATCGCTCTCTCTTTGCCCATGATGACAG TGTCATGTATCTGCAGTTTGTTCCTAAGTCTCATCTCTTCTTCACTGCTGGGAAAGATCATAAGATTAAACAGTGGGATGCAGATAGGTTTGAGCACATCCAGACCTTGGAG GGCCACCACCAGGAGGTATGGTGCTTGGCTGTTAGTCCTAATGGGGATTACATCGTATCTTCATCCCATGACAAATCCCTCAGACTGTGGGAGAGAACTAAAGAACCGCTCATTCTGGAGGAAGAGCAGGAGATG CAAAGAGAAGCAGAGTATGAGGAGAGTGTGGCCAAAGAAGACCAGCCAGTA GTTCCTGGAGAGGCTCAAGGTGACACTTACTTCCCTGGAAAGAAAACCATTGAAACTCTCAAAGCG GCCGAGAGAATTATGGAGGCCATTGTTCTATACCGAGAAGAGACTGCAAAGATGAAAGAACATGAAGCCATTTGTAAAGCTGCagggaaggag GTTCCTCTTCCAGTTAACCCCATTTTAATGGCTTATGGAAGCATCTCG CCTTCCGCGTATGTACTGGAAGTTTTTAAAGGAGTCAAGTCAAG TGAGTTGGAAGAGGCCCTCCTGGTGCTGCCTTTCTCTTACGTGCCTGATATTCTGAAGCTTTTTGATGAGTTTTTCGAGCTGGGCTCTGATATCGAACTCCTCTGCCGgtgcctcttcttcctcctcag GATTCACTTTGGACAAATCAGTAGTAACCAAATGCTTGTACCAGTGatagagaaattgaagaaaacaaccaTTTCAAAAGTCAGTGAAGTCCGG gATGTGATTGGATTCAATATGGCAGGCCTTGAGTTTCTAAAAAGGGAATGTGAGGCAAAGAGTGAAGTTGAATTTTTCTCTGATGCCACAAGCAatttggaagagaagaaaaagaagaggaaaaagagggagaaactgaTTATGACATTGACCTAG